Within the Halorhabdus rudnickae genome, the region ATCTCCTTGACGCCGCTTTCGGCCATGTCGCCCGCCGCGCTGCCCGGAAGAAGCGCGTCGGTCAGCGTCTCACTGCAGGGACGATCCAACACCAGCGCCGTCTGGCCCCGGAGTTCACCTTCGAAGTCGAACTGGACCCCCACGTACTCTCGGTCGTCCAGCTCCTCGCCGATGTCGGCCCGGTCGACGAGCGTGATCTTGGTCACGTCGACGGCCGCGTCGATGCCGGTCATCTGAGACATCGACGCAGTCGCTTGCTGAGCGCCCTCGTGAGCGAGCTGGTTGAATGTCCCGAGGGACTGAATATCGACTTTCATATCACGATGGGACGACGTCCTCGATGGCCTCCATCACGCTTGGCTTCTGGAACGGCTTGGTGATGTACCCGTCAGCCCCGGCCTTGACGGCTTCTTTCATCTTTTCCTCCTGTCCGACGCTAGTGCACATGATGACGTTGGCGTCGGGGTTCGAGGACTTGATCTCGTCGGTGGCCTCGATACCGTCCCTGATGGGCATGACGATGTCCATCATGACGAGGTCCGGTTCGTTGTCCTTGTAGGCCTCGACGGCTTCAACACCGTTCTCGACCTCGTCGACGATCTGGTGGTCCTCTTCTAAGATCTCACGAAGCAGGTTGCGCATGAATTCCGAGTCGTCCGCGATCAATACTTCTGGCATGTCTTCTACCTGTGGGGTTGGCGAATTTACCCAATAAATGCTTCCGTGAGATTATCGCGTTTGATAGCGTTCTCGGTGGATATTAAGACGACCCGTCAACGACCCAATCAGAGTTCGAAGCCGTCGTCGTCGACGCGTTCCAGCAGGTCCGCGATCGAGTCCTCGGGGCCGAGACCGTGTGCCTTGACGAGACTCGAGAGTCGTTCAGTCGGGTAGCTGATCGGAACATTTGATTCGGTCAGCAGGATACCGAGAATCTCCTCGACAGGCGTTTCGCTGTCGATATGCTGGGCGTACCACAGGATCAGGCTCTCGAAAATAGTCACCACGTCGTTGGACATCATCCGGCGCTGGGAGACTCGGCCGTCGAACGTCGCCGTCACGTGAAACCCGTACCGGGAGTCGGCTTTCCGGAAAGACTCCCGGAGCCACGCCTCGACGTCTGCCTCTGTCAATTCCGCTGGACGCGTCGGTCCCGGATCGCTCGCCTGCTGTGGCGCGGTATCAGGATCGTCCGATGTCGATGGTTCCGGAGTGGACTCCGGTTCCGTCGACGGCTCGCTTTCTGTCTCGCTTGGCGACGGCGAGCTCGAGTCGACAGTGTCGATCCCATCCACGTCGCTGATCGGATCGTTCGGGGAGACGACGTAGCGGCCGTCCTCGATCTCGGCGACGTGCTCGTCGTCAGAGATGTCCAACTCCTCGGGAGCTAGGACACGTCCGTCGTCCTCTTCGTCGTCTCCCGTAACCATGAGAGAGAATCTATGGCGAGGGAGTATAATTCCGTCGGTAGGGCTATCGCTGTCGCCTAAAACTGACGGAGAAAGAAGAGAGGGAAGGCCGCTTACAGCTGGACCGTATTCTTGTTCGATAGCGAGTCTGGCACGACCAACGTCACCGTCGTCTGGCCACCGGATCGAGTGTTCACTTGGAGTTCGGCTGACGCGCCGCCTTCGAGTGAAGTCAGGTTACTACTGCCTGCAAGATCGATGCTAATCTCAGCACGATCCACAGGATCGTTTAGCGTCGAATCGTTCGAAATGGATCCGTCGTTGTCCTGCACTGGTGTCCAACTGAAGGTGTCAAGACCACCCGGATTGTCTGAACCCGTGGCCACCAGCTGGGCGCTTTCGTCCGGCGAGACCCATTGCATCGTCGTATCTTCCAGGTTGACGTCTGCAGATCCTGGAGCAAGCTTCGTCGTCATCTCAATAGTGGCGATATTCGACGTGCCACTACTGTCATTGACAGTTCCGACTGTATTCACTTCCACTAGTCGATTGGTGACCTGCTCGGCTGCCTGTTCACCGCTCTGTTCGGCACTACTCTGGAGGAACCCGGCCGTGTTGATCAGCACGCCCGCCGCGATCGCCGCGACCAGCACCATCGCGATGAACACGATGAGTGTCCCGATCCCGACCTGGGCTCGTTCGTTCGGTTTGTCGCTTTTGCGTTCGAACATGGTATTCTCCGCCTGGGTATCGGTTCCCAGACTCTACTTGAGAGGTTCTCGTACACCTACTTAAGAATGGCTCCAAAATTATCACGGTTGAAAACAGCAGGTTCAGTAGGCGAGAAATGGCTACCACATTCGAAAATACTGGATGGAGCTCCGGATCCGCGACGGGGTGCCCCGAGGGTGTGACCGGGACGAGGCCCATCAAGCCTGGTAGGTCACCAGACTGTACATCACAAAGAGGTACCCGAAGGTCGTCAACCCGCTGTTGACGAGCAACAGCCCGCGGGTCCCGTCGAAGCCGGTAATGAACGCGCTGATCATCGTCGCCGCGGCACCCGCTACCGCGAGGGCAAAGCCGACGGACAGGTGAAGCATCGCGCGGCGAGACGTCTGGACGTACGCCCGCATCGCCATGCCGACCATTGTCAACCCCGCGACGACGAAGACGAGGGTCAAAATCGCATAGAGGAGTTCGATCACTGGCACTGTCCAAAGATTCCCGAGGAGACATCTTAAATCATTCCTCGAAAATATCTCGGCTGATAATCGGGGGCGCAGATAGACGCTGTCTCGTGTGTGCGCGATCAGGATTCTGAGAGAGTGCGCCAGGCTTCATCGAGTCGGTTCGTGACCTCCGACCGCTCCTGGACATCGATCAGCAGTGACTCGTCGAAGTCGACCTCGATGGCATCGACGTTGCGCCGGTAGACCTTGATACGCCGTCGGTCGTCCGAGAGGACGTTATCGTGAAGTTCGAGCAGATCGTGGTCGGTAAGTTCGTCGATCCGTCGATAACACGTCGCGATCGGGATGTCGAGTTGGTCACTCAGTTCCTGTGCCGATTTCGGTTCGTCGGTCGCGTCCAGGATCTCGGCGCTGTACTTGTTCCCGAGTGTCCGGAGTAAATCGACCGATGCCATTGTTATCAGATACTATAGCGCGTCGAAGTAAAAGTATCGACGATGAAAGCCACGCGAAATTGGTGAGAGGGGTTGGGCAGTAAGCCCCGAATACAGACGGTGAGCGTTCGATATATGCGATTTTCAACGGTAAGAATGGCCTTCGGATGGCTATCAGATCGGAGATGTCGAGTCGTTCATCATCGAGAAGGCGCTGGCGCTGTCGTGAACCTCGATACCCCCCTGGGTAATCTCCATCGGATAGATATCCGTCTCGATGTTCTGCTTTCGCATTTTCGCCACCCAGACGTACCGGTTGACTCCCGACTCGGTCGGCGTCTGTATCAAGTAAATGTTTCCATCCGTGAGGAAGTTCTCAAGGCCGATGTCCGTGTCGGGGAACACAGCCGCCTGTTCGTTTGTCAAGAGGCTGGTCAGCCCGTTCTGCTTGAGGATGTCAGTGAACTTTAACAGGTAGGTACGTTGCTCGCTCTCGTCTTCGAAGAACAGTTCGAACATCGCCAGCGAGTCCAAGACAAGGCGATCGTACTCCCCCTGGTCGATATCCTCGAGAAGCACGTCGAGCGTCTCAGAGAAATCGTTCTGCTGTAACAGCCGTTGTTTGTCGTAGACCTTGATGTCCTTCGCTTCTTCGAACTCTGCCCAGCGGTCGAAGCCGATCGACTCGGCGGCGGCACGGAGGTCCGCTGCATTCTCCTCGAAGGACAGGAAGATGCCTCGTTCGTCGAACTGTTCGACGCCGTTGTAGATAAATTGCAACCCCAGAATGCTCTTGCCGGCACCGGGTGTCCCGATGACGAGCGTTGTCGAGTTGCTGACGATCCCGCCGTTGAGAATCGAGTCGAGTCCTTCGATACCAGTTTTGGTGAGTTCGATCATAATGGATGCCCTCGCCGCGGGTTACGGTAGGATGGGACGGCATCGGTGAAAAAGCCTTCCGCATCGATCCAATAGACCGACAGGAGATGTCGTCCTCCGGGCGTGGACCATCACTCGGCGTGGACGGCCGCTGGATCGACCCAGATGACGAACCCCTCTTCACGTTTGACGATACCTTTGATGGAACTGGCGCCCATCCCTGCCGGAGAGGCATCGACGTTCTCCGGGTCGACCTGCCGAACCTGGCGAACCTCGTCGACCAGCCAGCCGGCGGCCTCCTGATCTTGGACGATATCGGGATCGAAGACGACGATCCGCCGTTCCTCGCCGGAGTCGTCGATGTCGAAGACGACCTTCGGGTCGACGATGGCAGTCGTCCGCCCGCGTAAGTCCATGACGCCCTCGACGTGGCGGGGCGAGCTCGGGACGGCCGTCAGCTCCCCGACGTCGACGATCTCGGTCACATAGTCGATACTCACGCAGTACGTCTCCTCGCCGAGTTCGAACTCCAGGACTTGTCCGGTTGAATCTGACATCTGTGACTCCCTCCCGGCGGCGACCCGTGTTGGACCCAGCGAACGGGTCGTGCCACCGGGCAACGGTATCTCTCACTTCCGTCAAAATCACCATAAGTGTGTCCATCGGGTTATCAAGGTTGA harbors:
- a CDS encoding DUF7500 family protein, which encodes MVTGDDEEDDGRVLAPEELDISDDEHVAEIEDGRYVVSPNDPISDVDGIDTVDSSSPSPSETESEPSTEPESTPEPSTSDDPDTAPQQASDPGPTRPAELTEADVEAWLRESFRKADSRYGFHVTATFDGRVSQRRMMSNDVVTIFESLILWYAQHIDSETPVEEILGILLTESNVPISYPTERLSSLVKAHGLGPEDSIADLLERVDDDGFEL
- a CDS encoding archaellin/type IV pilin N-terminal domain-containing protein; the encoded protein is MFERKSDKPNERAQVGIGTLIVFIAMVLVAAIAAGVLINTAGFLQSSAEQSGEQAAEQVTNRLVEVNTVGTVNDSSGTSNIATIEMTTKLAPGSADVNLEDTTMQWVSPDESAQLVATGSDNPGGLDTFSWTPVQDNDGSISNDSTLNDPVDRAEISIDLAGSSNLTSLEGGASAELQVNTRSGGQTTVTLVVPDSLSNKNTVQL
- a CDS encoding winged helix-turn-helix domain-containing protein; its protein translation is MASVDLLRTLGNKYSAEILDATDEPKSAQELSDQLDIPIATCYRRIDELTDHDLLELHDNVLSDDRRRIKVYRRNVDAIEVDFDESLLIDVQERSEVTNRLDEAWRTLSES
- a CDS encoding RAD55 family ATPase → MIELTKTGIEGLDSILNGGIVSNSTTLVIGTPGAGKSILGLQFIYNGVEQFDERGIFLSFEENAADLRAAAESIGFDRWAEFEEAKDIKVYDKQRLLQQNDFSETLDVLLEDIDQGEYDRLVLDSLAMFELFFEDESEQRTYLLKFTDILKQNGLTSLLTNEQAAVFPDTDIGLENFLTDGNIYLIQTPTESGVNRYVWVAKMRKQNIETDIYPMEITQGGIEVHDSASAFSMMNDSTSPI
- the cheY gene encoding chemotaxis protein CheY — its product is MPEVLIADDSEFMRNLLREILEEDHQIVDEVENGVEAVEAYKDNEPDLVMMDIVMPIRDGIEATDEIKSSNPDANVIMCTSVGQEEKMKEAVKAGADGYITKPFQKPSVMEAIEDVVPS
- a CDS encoding chemotaxis protein CheW produces the protein MSDSTGQVLEFELGEETYCVSIDYVTEIVDVGELTAVPSSPRHVEGVMDLRGRTTAIVDPKVVFDIDDSGEERRIVVFDPDIVQDQEAAGWLVDEVRQVRQVDPENVDASPAGMGASSIKGIVKREEGFVIWVDPAAVHAE
- a CDS encoding DUF7521 family protein, producing MIELLYAILTLVFVVAGLTMVGMAMRAYVQTSRRAMLHLSVGFALAVAGAAATMISAFITGFDGTRGLLLVNSGLTTFGYLFVMYSLVTYQA